The segment GCTAACTTCAATAGTTTGAGCAAATTTAGGGATAGGTAAAATAACATCTCGGTTTGTAAGAGATCAAACCGATTTGCGGCCTCTCCGTTACTGTCTCTTGGAATCCGTTCACTACGGAAAACAGCAATATCTGGAACCAGCGATCGCGCACCCAAAGTGCAACGCAATTCTGGAAAGGCTTGCGCATTATTTTCTAGCCTGAAGCGAGTGGTTAGAAAAAAAACTCAATTCCCGTTGCAAGATGCTATGCTTCCCTTGAGGCACTGGCTTTTGAATGATGGCTCCATCAATATATTCGCTGGCAGGTTTAGTTTCCGGTAATTCCAGAAATTCTAAGAGGGTTAACGCCTGGTTTGGAGTTTTGACCATCGGGCTAACTGGTAGTGAGACTTAGAATTGATTGTAGCTAAAGTGATTGTCTTCTGTTTCCATTAACTAACCGAAAAATGGCAGCGCGATGGCAACTAGCAGTGAGCGAAGCTTGATCGCGCTGATTAAAATTGAGATTGGATGCTCGTCATACCATCTCTCAGATTGGAAGTAACAGTCCAAGTGCTTCCATTCTCTATGTTCTCTGTGACTCTGTGGTTCATTTTGTAGCAATTGTTTTCAGAAATAGTATCATTTCTAGGAAGTGAAAATTATGGATATTAATGCTTCTATTATTGATCAACGTTTGGAATCAGTGAGTGAAGCAATTAAAGAACAAGCTGCTAAAGAACTCGGTATCCAAGATGATCGAGGTCGGTTAAAGTCATTGGCTTTTGTCTATTTATGTGTGCAAAGTATCTTGGATTTAGATGAAGAAAGCACATTTGATTGTTTAACTGAAGGCGGTGGCGATTTTGGGGTTGATGCTATCCATATCTCTGAAGAATATGATGGGGAGTTTACAGTTAGTTTATTCCAAGCTAAATATAAAAATAACTTAGAAGGGAATGCCAATTTTCCGCAAGCAGGAATTGAAGCCCTAATTAATGCAATTAACTATTTATTTAATCCCAAAGCAACATTAAAACAGATTAATGAACGATTGCTAGCGAAAGTAGAAGAAGCTCGCAGTTTAATTCGCGATGGATATATTCCTCAAGTGCGCGCACTGGCTTGTAATAATGGCTTGAAATGGAACACAACCGCCCAAGAAGCCATTGATCGAGCAGGATTTGGCTCTCAGGTCACTTGGGAGCACGTTAATCATGAACGAATTGTCAAAATATTGCAAGCCTCTAAACCCGTCAAAGCAAACTTGCAACTTACAGGTGAAGCAATTGTAGAAGATATGGATTTCAGTCGTGTGCTGGTTGGGAGAATTTCTGTTTCTGAAATTGCAGAGTTGATTGAACAATATGGAGAACGTTTACTAGAGCGAAATATCCGCCGTTATTTAGGATTACAAGGAAACCGTGTCAACGAAAATATTCGAGGTACGCTCAACAGTGAAGAACGAAAAAAATTTTATTTTTATAATAATGGCATTACTTTAACTTGCGATAATTTTTCCTATAATGCCTTACAAAATAGTGATTATCAAGTTCGAGTTGAAAACCTCCAAATCATTAATGGAGGGCAAACTTGCATGACGATATTTAAAACGTTGCAAGAGCCGAATCTTCTCCATGAAAATTATCAAGCTTATGTTTTGCTTCGGCTGTATCAACTCCCTAAAGAAAATGATGATTTAGTTCAGAAAATTACTTATGCAACCAATAGCCAAAACCCAGTCGATTTAAAAGATTTGCGCGCGAATGATGAGCGTCAAAAAACTTTAGAAATGGATATTCAACAACTAGGATTTAACTATCGACGCAAGCGTTCGGTTACTGGTGTACGAACAACAGATATTACTTCTGGAATAGCAGCAGAAGCCATCCTATCCGTTTGGCGAGAAAAGCCCCATCAAGCTAAGTTTTTTAGTCGTGAACATTTTGGCAAATTATACGAGTCTATTTTTGACGATCAACTTAATGGGGCGCAAGTTGTGCTAGCCGTACAGTTATATAGAATTGCTGAAAATCGACGCAAACGACCAGAAGCCAAAGATCCTGATTTTGTTCGCTATGCGTCCTGCTTTATTGCAATGCAAATGGGGCGGAGACTCTTACACGATATGAAGTTACAAAGACAAGAAATTAACCACCAAAACTTTCACAAGGCGCAACAACTTGTTGAACAGAATGGAGAAACCTACTTTAATAATTCGGTACAAGATATTGACGATGCACTACACAAACTTTATGGAGAACAGGATATTTCTTTGCAACAACTCTCGGCAACATTTCGACGTGGTGATTTGATAGAAAGACTTTAGTAGATCAAAGTAATCCGACCTGGATCAAGCGGGTGCAACCACTTAGTATGGCAAAGTATGACGAAGGA is part of the Cyanobacteria bacterium GSL.Bin1 genome and harbors:
- a CDS encoding abortive phage resistance protein encodes the protein MDINASIIDQRLESVSEAIKEQAAKELGIQDDRGRLKSLAFVYLCVQSILDLDEESTFDCLTEGGGDFGVDAIHISEEYDGEFTVSLFQAKYKNNLEGNANFPQAGIEALINAINYLFNPKATLKQINERLLAKVEEARSLIRDGYIPQVRALACNNGLKWNTTAQEAIDRAGFGSQVTWEHVNHERIVKILQASKPVKANLQLTGEAIVEDMDFSRVLVGRISVSEIAELIEQYGERLLERNIRRYLGLQGNRVNENIRGTLNSEERKKFYFYNNGITLTCDNFSYNALQNSDYQVRVENLQIINGGQTCMTIFKTLQEPNLLHENYQAYVLLRLYQLPKENDDLVQKITYATNSQNPVDLKDLRANDERQKTLEMDIQQLGFNYRRKRSVTGVRTTDITSGIAAEAILSVWREKPHQAKFFSREHFGKLYESIFDDQLNGAQVVLAVQLYRIAENRRKRPEAKDPDFVRYASCFIAMQMGRRLLHDMKLQRQEINHQNFHKAQQLVEQNGETYFNNSVQDIDDALHKLYGEQDISLQQLSATFRRGDLIERL